A window of the Brassica napus cultivar Da-Ae chromosome C5, Da-Ae, whole genome shotgun sequence genome harbors these coding sequences:
- the LOC106397590 gene encoding mitogen-activated protein kinase kinase kinase 3, protein MQDILGSVRRSLVFRSSLAGEDGGGGGGGGGLSGFVGKINSSIRSSRIGLFSKTPPGLPAPPRKEEAPAIRWRKGELIGCGAFGRVYMGMNLDSGELLAIKQVLIAPNNAKEKTQGHIREIEEEVRLLKNLSHPNIVRYLGTVRESDSLNILMEFVPGGSISSLLEKFGSFPEPVIIMYTKQLLLGLEYLHKNGIMHRDIKGANILVDNKGCIRLADFGASKKVVELATVNGAKSMKGTPYWMAPEVILQTGHSFSADIWSVGCTVIEMATGKPPWSEQYQQFAAVLHIGRTKAHPPIPEDLSPEAKDFLLKCLHKEPSLRLSASELLQHPFVTGEHMESHPAFHNSFTECENPIAIQGNSVRSSINSLMRRSTCSGLKDVCELGSLRSSLIHPEKSNNSGFGWRDGDSDDLCQIDMDDLCNISSVSNNVLSQSTDLNKSFNPMCDSTDNWSCKFDESPEVMRSKSNMLSYQPAELKSGVPCDEETSLTLAGSSSVAEDDYKATELKIKSFLDEKAQDLKRLQTPLLEEFHNAMNPAIPQGALGDTTNNYKLPNLPTISKSPKRLPSRRLSAISDAMPSPFKSSKRTLNTSRAMQPGTEPTQVNESTKKAVNNSRCFSEIRREWEEELYEELERHRENLRHGGAGGKSPLSAHKG, encoded by the exons ATGCAAGATATCCTCGGATCGGTTCGCCGATCGTTAGTTTTCCGGTCGTCTTTAGCCGGAGAAgacggcggaggaggaggaggaggaggaggactcAGCGGATTCGTCGGGAAGATCAACTCCAGCATCCGCAGCTCTCGAATCGGACTCTTCAGCAAGACGCCTCCTGGTCTCCCCGCTCCCCCGAGAAAGGAGGAAGCCCCGGCGATTCGGTGGAGAAAAGGGGAGTTAATCGGCTGCGGCGCTTTCGGGAGGGTTTACATGGGGATGAACCTCGATTCCGGCGAGCTTCTCGCGATTAAACAG gTTTTAATCGCTCCGAATAATGCGAAGGAGAAGACTCAG GGGCACATTCGAGAGATTGAGGAAGAAGTACGGCTTCTCAAGAATCTTTCACATCCAAACATTGTT agATACTTGGGTACAGTAAGGGAGAGTGATTCGTTGAATATCTTGATGGAGTTTGTTCCCGGTGGTTCAATATCATCTTTGTTGGAGAAGTTTGGATCTTTTCCTGAACCT GTGATAATAATGTACACAAAGCAACTTTTGCTCGGTTTGGAGTATCTTCACAAGAACGGGATCATGCATAGAGATATCAAG GGGGCTAATATTTTGGTCGATAACAAAGGGTGCATCAGGCTCGCAGATTTTGGTGCTTCCAAGAAAGTCGTAGAGCTA GCTACTGTAAATGGTGCCAAATCTATGAAGGGAACGCCGTATTGGATGGCTCCTGAAGTCATTCTCCAGACTGGTCACAGCTT CTCTGCTGATATATGGAGTGTTGGGTGCACTGTGATCGAGATGGCTACAGGGAAACCTCCCTGGAGTGAGCAGTATCAGCAG tttgCCGCTGTCCTTCATATTGGTAGAACAAAAGCTCATCCACCAATTCCAGAAGACCTCTCACCAGAGGCTAAAGACTTTCTACTGAAATGCTTGCACAA GGAaccaagcttgagactctctgCATCCGAATTGCTTCAG CATCCCTTTGTCACTGGAGAGCACATGGAATCTCATCCAGCGTTCCATAATTCTTTTACG GAATGCGAAAACCCAATAGCCATACAAGGAAATAGTGTCAGGAGTTC GATTAActctttgatgaggaggtcaACCTGTTCAGGCTTGAAGGATGTATGTGAACTCGGAAGCTTGAGGAGTTCCCTTATACACCCAGAGAAATCAAATAACTCAGGATTTGGTTGGCGAGATGGCGACTCTGATGACCTTTGTCAGATCGATATGGATGATCTCTGCAACATTTCATCAGTCAGCAACAATGTTTTGTCACAGTCCACAGATTTAAACAAG AGTTTTAATCCCATGTGTGATTCCACGGATAACTGGTCATGCAAGTTTGACGAAAGCCCAGAAGTGATGAGAAGTAAATCTAACATGCTTTCTTACCAACCTGCTGAACTCAAATCTGGTGTTCCATGTGATGAGGAAACCAGCTTAACACTTGCTGGTAGCTCTTCCGTGGCAGAGGATGATTATAAAGCCACAGAGttgaaaataaaatcatttttggATGAGAAG GCTCAAGATTTGAAAAGGTTGCAGACCCCTCTGCTTGAAGAATTCCACAACGCTATGAATCCAGCGATACCACAAGGTGCACTTGGAGACACCACCAACAACTACAAGTTACCAAACCTACCAACTATAAGCAAGTCACCTAAACGACTTCCGAGCAGACGGCTCTCAGCTATCAGTGATGCAATGCCCAGCCCATTCAAAAGCTCAAAACGTACACTGAACACAAGCAGAGCGATGCAGCCAGGAACTGAACCAACTCAAGTCAACGAGTCAACCAAGAAGGCAGTAAATAATAGCCGTTG TTTTTCAGAGATACGACGGGAGTGGGAAGAAGAACTCTATGAAGAGCTTGAAAGGCATCGAG AGAATCTGCGACATGGTGGTGCAGGAGGGAAGTCTCCATTATCAGCTCATAAAGGATAG
- the LOC106400579 gene encoding peroxiredoxin-2F, mitochondrial: MAMSILKLRNSPALRSAASIARIGVSSRAFSKLSEGTDITSAAPGVSLQKARSWDEGVSSKFSTTPLSDIFKGKKVVIFGLPGAYTGVCSQQHVPSYKSHMDKFKAKGIDSVICVSVNDPYTLNGWAEKIGAKDAIEFYGDFDGKFHKSLGLDKDLSAALLGPRSERWSAYVEDGKVKAVNVEEAPSDFKVTGAEVILGQI, encoded by the exons ATGGCGATGTCTATTCTGAAGCTAAGAAACTCACCGGCTTTGAGATCCGCCGCAAGTATCGCCCGGATCGGAGTTTCATCAAGGGCTTTCTCAAAGCTATCAGAGGGCACGGACATAACCTCGGCGGCTCCAGGCGTTTCCCTCCAGAAAGCTCGCAGCTGGGACGAAGGCGTTTCCTCCAAATTCTCCACCACACCATTGTCAGATATCTTCAAG GGGAAGAAAGTCGTCATCTTTGGACTTCct GGAGCTTACACAGGAGTCTGCTCACAGCAGCATGTGCCAAGCTACAAGAGCCACATGGATAAGTTCAAAGCCAAAGGCATTGACTCCGTCATCTGTGTTTCTGTCAATGATCCGTATACTTTAAACGGTTGGGCAGAGAAGATTGGTGCCAAAGATGCT ATTGAGTTTTATGGAGATTTTGATGGGAAATTCCATAAAAGCTTGGGGCTAGACAAGGATCTCTCTGCTGCATTGCTCGGCCCTCGGTCTGAGAG ATGGTCGGCTTATGTAGAAGACGGTAAGGTGAAGGCTGTGAACGTGGAAGAAGCACCATCTGACTTCAAGGTGACGGGAGCCGAAGTCATTTTAGGACAGATCTAA
- the LOC106399550 gene encoding protein FANTASTIC FOUR 4, which yields MATVVYQGYQSHFESQHFEPRALRLRLSSPNNPHSSTPLKSHFLDSSITPQDNISTSNAASLPSPAPKPSSSSESWLETISNSSSDEKDKKTLLPYVHSPSSRRTLSDESLALCTESLGSETGSDVITDQDLFSVSSELQTMETRTSTTTSRTSRQDRKRDLLASLPPPLTTMRGFDCIQVKSHRENGKLVMTAVKPLPRDRCLQDRSNGCVRLAFLIDSDDHKEIETKEEEETTEIGGDNEEAIQEYEAEEVEEEDNEVMIIDNIQRSSRCHEGDRENRGFLTWESLCVATS from the coding sequence ATGGCAACTGTTGTATATCAAGGGTATCAATCTCATTTTGAGTCTCAGCACTTTGAGCCAAGAGCTCTAAGACTTAGACTCTCTTCTCCTAACAATCCTCACTCATCCACACCTCTCAAATCCCATTTCCTTGACTCATCCATCACTCCACAAGACAACATCTCTACCTCTAATGCAGCTTCCTTGCCCTCGCCAGCTCCTAAACCGAGCTCTAGCTCGGAAAGTTGGCTCGAGACCATCTCAAACTCGAGCTCTGATGAAAAAGACAAGAAGACATTACTTCCCTACGTTCATTCTCCATCTTCCCGTAGAACTCTCAGCGATGAGAGCTTAGCATTGTGCACTGAAAGCCTCGGTAGCGAGACGGGCTCTGATGTTATTACCGATCAAGATTTGTTCTCGGTTTCATCCGAATTACAAACCATGGAAACTAGAACTTCGACCACCACATCAAGAACATCAAGACAAGATAGGAAGAGAGATTTGTTGGCTTCACTTCCACCTCCTTTGACAACTATGAGAGGATTTGATTGCATTCAAGTCAAGTCCCACCGCGAGAATGGAAAATTGGTGATGACGGCCGTGAAACCTCTGCCGCGGGATAGATGCTTACAGGACCGAAGTAATGGCTGCGTCCGGCTCGCGTTCTTGATTGATTCTGATGACCACAAAGAGATAGagaccaaagaagaagaagaaacgacCGAGATAGggggagataacgaagaagcgATTCAAGAATACGAGGcagaagaagttgaagaagaagacaacgaAGTGATGATTATTGATAACATTCAAAGATCAAGTAGATGTCATGAAGGAGATCGAGAAAACAGAGGATTTTTAACATGGGAATCTTTATGTGTTGCcacttcttaa
- the BNAC05G45790D gene encoding uncharacterized GPI-anchored protein At3g06035, which produces MAINNKLPLLLLLSVVILFLSRTVLSDTDEEDVLFTGINSYRTSQNLTTLNKNKNAECLADELADQFKNKPCTNDTGSATVPGAEPQFSDYPNILAKCHLNVSDTRDGSIMPACVPRLESSLVLTNFTKSQYSMSLNDSKFTGMGIGKEDDWIVVVLTTNTPEGNYSPATKQDSNGFTFSVGLFNYLLAFMLSFCFFLC; this is translated from the exons ATGGCGATTAACAACAAGCTTccacttcttctccttctctccgTCGTCATTCTCTTCCTCAGCCGCACTGTGCTCAGCGACACTG ATGAAGAGGACGTTCTGTTCACAGGCATAAACAGCTACAGAACATCACAGAATCTCACAACCttaaacaagaacaaaaacgCAGAGTGTCTAGCCGACGAACTCGCTGATCAATTCAAGAACAAACCATGCACCAACGACACCGGCTCAGCCACAGTACCCGGAGCCGAGCCACAGTTCTCAGATTACCCAAATATTCTCGCTAAATGCCACTTAAACGTCTCAGACACAAGAGATGGCTCCATTATGCCGGCATGTGTTCCTCGTCTAGAGTCTAGCCTCGTCCTCACAAACTTCACCAAGTCGCAGTACTCCATGAGTTTGAACGATTCGAAGTTCACAGGGATGGGTATTGGTAAAGAAGATGATTGGATCGTTGTGGTTCTCACCACCAACACACCAGAAGGAAACTATTCGCCAGCTACAAAACAGGATTCTAATGGCTTCACCTTTAGTGTTGGCCTCTTTAATTACTTGCTTGCTTTCATGTTGTCCTTCTGTTTCTTCCTCTGTTGA
- the LOC106400581 gene encoding 50S ribosomal protein L7/L12 → MKKLISLVRNVHSRQCQPKLNWSAQVRFLQQDTVSKPKPKKYKYPSFYDPYGPRPQPSSKIVELAERIAALSPEERKQIGPALNEHLRLPKQQMISTQGMLSVGAKQEAGAGKVEEKKEKTSFDVKLEKFDTAAKIKVIKEVRAFTSLGLKEAKELVEKVPVVIKQGLTKEEANGIIEKIKAVGGVAVME, encoded by the coding sequence ATGAAGAAGCTTATATCACTTGTCAGGAACGTTCACTCGCGCCAATGCCAACCCAAACTAAACTGGTCTGCGCAAGTGCGTTTCTTGCAGCAAGACACtgtatccaaacccaaacccaagaAATACAAATACCCATCATTTTACGATCCCTACGGTCCTAGACCCCAGCCTTCAAGCAAGATCGTGGAGCTAGCTGAGCGTATAGCTGCGCTATCTCCAGAGGAGCGGAAACAGATCGGTCCCGCGCTCAACGAACACCTCAGGCTCCCGAAACAGCAGATGATTTCGACCCAAGGCATGTTGAGTGTGGGAGCGAAACAAGAGGCTGGAGCAGGGAAAGTtgaggagaagaaggagaagacgtCTTTCGACGTGAAGCTGGAGAAGTTTGATACAGCTGCGAAGATCAAAGTGATCAAAGAAGTGAGAGCGTTCACGAGTTTGGGTCTCAAGGAGGCGAAGGAGCTTGTGGAGAAAGTCCCTGTGGTGATTAAACAAGGTCTGACGAAGGAGGAAGCTAATGGAATCATAGAGAAGATCAAAGCTGTAGGTGGAGTCGCGGTTATGGAGTAA